Within Lolium rigidum isolate FL_2022 chromosome 5, APGP_CSIRO_Lrig_0.1, whole genome shotgun sequence, the genomic segment CTCCATGCCGATGTCCTTCTCACCCACGATGAACTTCGCAGGCACCGTGATCTTCGCGTCGTGCCACGGAGCAGTAAGCCTCCAATTCCTGTGTTTCACATGGATTAGTGCGGATCTACATCGAACAGAAAGTGTGGAATGAGGTTAATGAATCTACGTGTCCATCATGCGGTAGTAGTTGAGTGGCCCGGTGAAGCCAGACTTCTGAAACTTCTCGGCGTACTGGCCTAGTTCTTCGTCAGTCATCCACGGAAGTGGGGATGATGATTCCTGGAAGAAGTCTATGATCTCTACTCCAGGAGGAGCGGCGAGGTCATCTAATTCAATTGAGTAGAACTTCTTTAGGACAGTCGCGACGTCGTAGCGAGCAAATGCCTTTTCAGCTCTTCCAGGTTCCTGCAGACATGATGTTGAAATAAATAAATTGGTCATTTTGCAACAGCTATATGGTGATAAACACAGACCATGGCTACAAACGCAAGGTAAAAGATACGGGAAGCTATAATTATTTTGTTTTCGAGTTGTTTATATTGCGGAAGCCAAAGAGAACCAACTTATGTCTGTATCCTAACTATAGAATCTCTAATCCTACTATTAATTATAGACTATCTAATCTGACTACTGATTATAGAATCTCTAATCCTACTACTGTtagttttccaaaaaaaaaaaaatcttagcaGATGATGCACTGTTCTAGTTTTCAGAAAACAAAAAAGGATCATAATTTGGATTATAGACTGTCACTTGCTAAACTGAAGTTTCTTCACCGTGTCTTCTTAGCCACTGAGCACAAAATTTAAAAGATTCATCAACCAATTAGCCCCCTCGAATCGTCATCTGCTTCAAACTTTTTATattcattttttttcaatttttctttCACCAAAGTTTGCAACTGCAAAAACTTCCATTTTACACAACACTGTAAATTTAAACAGAAGATTGGATGCTGAAACTAAAACACAAGAACAGGAGGCAGACATAGCAAGGATCACAATTGGAACCTGAAACTGCGTCATGTAGAACCCATCGCCGCGCGTCGCGAAGAGCTCCGCCATAGGTCGAGGGGCGCGGGGGAAGTAGGGCACCCCGAGGCCGACGACGGCGCGCACCCGGTCCGGCCGGAGCAGGCAGAGGTGCCACGCCACCTGCGCTCCCCAGTCATGGCCCACCACAAACACCTGCGCCGGCGCGGCCGCGCACCAAGTCGGACTCAGTGTCACACTCGCAGTGGCCAAGAAACAGATAAACTAGAAAATGGCGCACCTTGGGGAggcggaggtggtcgaggagcgcGACTGCGTCGCCGACGAGGTGGAGGATGGTGTAGGTGGCGGGGTCCGTGGGGGCAGAGGAGTCACCGTAGCCGCGGAGGTCGGGGGCGAGGGCGCGGAAGCCGCGGGCCGCGAGGGCGGCCATCTGGTGGCGCCACGAGAGCCACAGCTCCGGGAAgccgtggaggaggagcacaGCCGGGCCGGCGGCGGGGCCCTGCTCGGCGACATGGAGGGAGACGCCGTTGACCTCCGCGCTGCAGTGCCGCACCTCGCCGCCTGCGTCGACGGACGCCATGCTCGGTTTGGTTGGGTTGACTCACCGAGTGTGCGGCTGTGCATCCGCCTTCTCCTGCTCGTTCTCTCCGTCTTTCTTCTACCTGCGTCATCTCTCAATTCTGTGACACatttgttagggcatctccaaccgggcgacccatcccgcgcccgcgcgtccggatgggtccagccggacaaaaacccggcccagcgcgcggacccatccctaaaacggatgcccgcggcgtccggatcgacgcaaacccggcccaaatcttggccgggtttgcgtggccgcggacgcgaaaggctggtcgctcgcgtccgccccttgtccgcccctggcccgcgtgtcataggcataaataatatttgtcattaaaaagaactcattacatttttttaggtactacttctatcctaaatacgtacggggccggcggcctcgccggcgactccctcgccggctcgccgtcggggccgtggatttcactcgacgcgggcggcctgtacgcgtgaggattccactccagcttactacgggctgggtggcgcgtcggcgaAGGCgcgggcgtcggcgtcggcgcgggcggcggcgcgggccgcgACAGCTTGGAAGGAggccgtcatcctcctcctttccgtccgcgcacctcgggcgcgctcgcgctccgcctcctgcggcggaatcatccgcttcccgcatagctccacctCTCCGCGAGCGGCGCgatccacggcggcgcgcgcctcaACGCGGACGAGGGCGGGGGCCCGGGCCTCGTGGatctcctcgccgccggcgcatgcgctcttgccggccgcgctccgccgactcgAGCATCCTCCCGGGCGCCCCGCTGGGGgacggcatctggatgaggtgacgggctgctcgcatagcgagcagctcgttcttctggccgaggaggtcgcctaagcggcggcggccggcccgccagatgccctcgtgctccttcgtcacgcgcgtgaggtcgaggagtcgctcctcgatggcggcgttgatgttcgccggccgcgaggtcctcctcgttgaccgggctcctccgcggcggccgccctcctccgcggcctcgtacccggccgtccgcggtctcgtgccagccctccgcggccgcctccaccatctccgcgtcaccggccttctttgccgccgcctcggcggccgacgcggagcgcctcgtcgtcggcgacccaccgggagtccgcgcgctcctcctccaccgtccgcgggaacccggcccgggcggcgaggagagcttggcccatgtatcctgcagggtgcgcggcatggcgacgGAGAAGGTGGAGTggccgccggagaaggtggagtggGAGAGGAAGGTCTGGCGGTctgtgtgagaccgccgccgtcttttatagccggcggtctggcgggaaactagggcgcgagcgcgcgccaatgtcgttttcgcgcgcgcgggatctttcccgcgcgttccaccgcccaccatggctgtcccatcgaggcctgccatggcgcagcgccgcgcaaggaagacgaaccacgtggcgtctctttgggtcgccgcgttgggcgcagcgcgcgacccaaacggacacgcggacgcggggcgctgtccgcgtgtcctggcggcgacccaaacggcccaaaacggacggcccagcgcgtccgtttgggtcgcccggttggagatgcccttaaaacACATCACCTGCTTAAAACGAAAATTTTGCTCTTTATCTTCAAAACCAATCATCACACTTTAAAATGCAAAACTTTCTGTTTTTCCAGGTGGTGTATTCTGTTAAATATGACACATAATTGTAATAGTACCTGGCAAATACACAATCGAGCGGTGTTTTTCAGTAAATGCCAAAAGATAACTGTGTCTGTAGAAAATTTTCTCCATTTAGTATCGTTTGATTTCAAGAAGAGAGAGTTGATTTTATTCCAAATCAAATCTTTGACTCGAGCCAGCGTGCGCGCTCTTCTGCCTGTCCTCTGTCTTTCTTCTACATGTGCTTTTCCTCTTACTTCTTCCAAATATAATATTTGATCGTAGAATAGGAAATcatttttggctcataggtgtagatacatTTATTATctaaaaattatatatcaaaatgttaaacaattctgaaataaaatttggatgtacat encodes:
- the LOC124653202 gene encoding epoxide hydrolase A-like, with protein sequence MASVDAGGEVRHCSAEVNGVSLHVAEQGPAAGPAVLLLHGFPELWLSWRHQMAALAARGFRALAPDLRGYGDSSAPTDPATYTILHLVGDAVALLDHLRLPKVFVVGHDWGAQVAWHLCLLRPDRVRAVVGLGVPYFPRAPRPMAELFATRGDGFYMTQFQEPGRAEKAFARYDVATVLKKFYSIELDDLAAPPGVEIIDFFQESSSPLPWMTDEELGQYAEKFQKSGFTGPLNYYRMMDTNWRLTAPWHDAKITVPAKFIVGEKDIGMESFGTKHYIESGGFKSNVPDLEVAIIEGHHFLQQEQAERVNAEILSFLDKFTEN